The following are encoded together in the Archocentrus centrarchus isolate MPI-CPG fArcCen1 chromosome 23, fArcCen1, whole genome shotgun sequence genome:
- the kcnj8 gene encoding ATP-sensitive inward rectifier potassium channel 8 encodes MLARKSIIPEEFGLPGLVSRMPRKPVFRDRVNKARFIAKNGSCNLAHKNIREQGRFLQDVFTTLVDLKWRFTLVIFTTTFVSSYLLFAMSWWLVAFAHGDLDPLRENGADCVTNVKSFTSAFLFSIEVQVTIGFGGRMITEQCPTAITVLILQNIVGLIINAVMLGCIFMKTAQSNRRAETLIFSRHAVIAVRNNRLCFMIRIGDLRKSMIIGATVRLQVVRKTTTPEGEVIPIHQIDVQTESAVSSNSLFLLAPLIICHVIDKDSPLYDLSAMELQCSDLEVIVILEGVVETTGITTQARTSYISEEIQWGHRFVPIVTEEEGVYSVDYSKFGNTVKVATPCCSARELDEKPSILIQTLQKSELSHQNSLRKRNSMRRNNSMRKATGSSGSLRRNNSGLAVPKVQFFTPTEGGQNLNAVT; translated from the exons ATGTTGGCGAGAAAAAGCATCATCCCGGAGGAGTTCGGTCTGCCGGGGCTTGTCTCCCGGATGCCCCGAAAGCCGGTGTTCAGGGACCGCGTGAACAAAGCTCGCTTTATTGCCAAAAACGGCTCATGCAACTTGGCGCACAAGAACATCCGTGAGCAGGGAAGATTCCTGCAGGATGTCTTCACCACGCTGGTGGACCTTAAATGGCGCTTCACGCTGGTCATCTTCACCACGACATTTGTCAGCAGCTATCTGCTGTTCGCCATGAGCTGGTGGCTGGTGGCTTTTGCGCACGGAGATCTGGACCCGTTGCGGGAAAACGGGGCTGACTGCGTCACCAATGTCAa GTCGTTCACTTCAGCCTTCCTGTTCTCCATCGAGGTCCAGGTGACCATCGGCTTTGGGGGACGTATGATAACGGAGCAGTGTCCCACCGCCATCACGGTGCTCATCCTGCAGAACATAGTGGGACTCATCATCAACGCTGTGATGCTGG GTTGTATCTTCATGAAGACGGCTCAGTCGAACCGTCGGGCAGAGACGCTCATCTTCAGCCGCCACGCCGTGATCGCCGTCAGGAACAACCGGCTGTGCTTCATGATCCGCATCGGGGATCTCAGGAAGAGCATGATCATCGGAGCGACCGTCAGGTTACAG GTGGTGAGGAAGACAACCACACCAGAGGGGGAGGTGATCCCCATCCATCAGATCGATGTCCAGACGGAAAGTGCTGTGTCCAGCAACAGCCTGTTTCTCCTCGCCCCGCTCATCATCTGCCACGTCATCGACAAAGACAG CCCGCTCTACGACCTGTCAGCCATGGAGCTGCAGTGCAGCGACCTGGAGGTGATCGTCATCCTGGAGGGAGTCGTGGAGACGACGGGGATCACCACGCAGGCCCGGACCTCCTACATCTCCGAGGAGATTCAGTGGGGTCACCGTTTTGTTCCCATAGTAACAGAGGAGGAGGGCGTGTACTCAGTCGACTACTCCAAATTTGGCAACACGGTCAAG GTTGCGACGCCGTGCTGCAGTGCCAGAGAGCTGGACGAGAAGCCCTCCATCTTAATCCAAACCCTCCAGAAGAGCGAGCTGTCGCACCAGAACTCGTTGAGGAAGCGCAACTCCATGCGACGCAACAACTCCATGCGCAAAGCCACGGGAAGCAGCGGGAGCCTCCGCAGGAACAACTCAGGGCTCGCCGTGCCTAAAGTCCAGTTCTTCACCCCGACCGAGGGAGGCCAGAACCTGAATGCCGTCACCTGA
- the echdc3 gene encoding enoyl-CoA hydratase domain-containing protein 3, mitochondrial: MARSFLCRAVGVLQLSRRAALLSGARFYSQSEAEPLTVRHQTSGIRRIILNNPKKRNALSLSMLESLRENILADIDSEDLRVIIISAKGSVFSSGHDLKELTPAQGQEYHAKVFNTCSEVMTLIQDIPVPVIAMVNGVATAAGCQLVASCDIAVVTEKSTFATPGVNVGLFCSTPAVAIGRAVPRKVAMEMLFTGTPISAHDALLHGLVSKVVPEERLEEETLAIAQRVCQTSRPVVALGKATFQRQMAQGRDAAYATASKVMVDNLALRDGQEGIRAFIEKRKPVWSHRAEKAHD, translated from the exons ATGGCTCGCAGCTTTCTGTGCAGAGCCGTCGGTGTGCTTCAGCTCAGCAGGAGGGCAGCTCTGCTGTCCGGCGCTCGTTTTTACTCCCAGAGTGAAGCGGAGCCGCTGACCGTCAGACACCAAACCAGCGGAATAAG GAGAATAATACTGAACAATCCTAAGAAGAGGAATGCTCTGTCTCTGTCCATGCTCGAGTCCCTCAGAGAGAACATCTTAGCTGACATTGACAGCGAGGATCTCAGAGTTATCATCATATCAG CCAAAGGTTCGGTGTTTTCCTCTGGGCACGACCTGAAGGAGCTGACGCCTGCTCAGGGTCAAGAATATCACGCAAAGGtgtttaacacctgttcagag GTGATGACTCTGATACAAGACATACCTGTTCCAGTAATCGCCATGGTGAACGGTGTTGCCACAGCAGCAGGTTGCCAGCTTGTTGCCAGTTGTGACATCGCTGTCGTGACGGAGAAGTCCACCTTCGCTACTCCGGGTGTCAACGTGGGCCTGTTCTGCTCGACGCCGGCGGTGGCCATCGGCAGAGCGGTGCCGAGGAAG GTTGCAATGGAGATGCTGTTCACAGGAACCCCCATCTCAGCCCATGATGCTTTGCTGCATGGTCTGGTCAGCAAAGTGGTGCCGGAGGAGCGTTTGGAAGAGGAGACATTAGCTATCGCCCAGCGGGTCTGTCAAACTAGCCGACCTGTCGTAGCCCTCGGCAAGGCCACTTTCCAAAG ACAAATGGCTCAAGGTCGTGATGCAGCGTATGCCACCGCCTCAAAAGTGATGGTTGATAACCTGGCTCTGAGAGACGGGCAGGAGGGGATCCGCGCCTTCATAGAGAAACGCAAACCAGTGTGGAGCCATAGAGCAGAAAAAGCCCATGATTGA